The following are from one region of the Heliangelus exortis chromosome 2, bHelExo1.hap1, whole genome shotgun sequence genome:
- the TNFRSF11A gene encoding tumor necrosis factor receptor superfamily member 11A isoform X2 translates to MPVPSGCWLLLLGLAAAGKQLSLQIAPPCEGERHYEYSGQCCTKCEPGKYMSARCTGTSDSVCQPCGPNEYMDVWNEEEKCLLHKICDQGKALREVNPGNSTFQRQCACTMGYHWNEDCDCCQRNTICAPGFGAEHPVQQDKDTTCTPCPRGSFSKVASSTDKCKSWTNCTALGMKEIVPGTEKSDAVCAERKMPETSEDGTNRILYVLVVLLFFVALIGIVIFIIYYKNKGKKLTDLQNWANEVCSQIKGTKEPPRDVFVNMNTTNVAAPQTSEGMCLLDPAGSPAPGNSSCTSSHTPCRNGNPGMVPCEVGGSLQELAVVTETDDSFPPVPTEDEYLDKDLSATDYLSLLSRAASKTMSSFSEPMEAGENDSLNQYFSGIGSTEDVSMSQGSHPSSDKDGAHIATDKLLQKSCQCTHNCLKETGNKDTDNFATNYDSEKICVRCGISYRESPRKWSKPFCAAGDSTSTSPESGSCAQCTCGLNFLSAGQSTLASDQSMEDASSDSTNMKYQNTNRSTSGANSSTSDLPPATGNVTGNSNSTFISSGQVMNFKGDIIVVYLSQNSQEGATASGPSEENVGSPVQEENVSRCETFAGNAQHYKEKCAELQGACPLAGSRGPRPPTGPPAQEWAPSCCGQASQPVQEEGKLGHFSEKVLN, encoded by the exons ctgtcaCTACAAATCGCTCCACCATGTGAAGGCGAACGACACTATGAGTACTCAGGACAGTGCTGCACAAAGTGTGAGCCAG GAAAGTATATGTCTGCTAGATGCACAGGTACTTCTGACAGTGTGTGCCAGCCATGTGGTCCAAACGAGTATATGGATGTCTGGAATGAAGAAGAGAAATGCTTACTACATAAAATATGCGATCAAG GGAAAGCTTTGAGAGAAGTGAACCCAGGGAACAGCACATTCCAGCGGCAATGTGCTTGTACGATGGGATACCACTGGAATGAAGACTGTGACTGCTGTCAGCGAAACACCATATGTGCTCCAGGATTTGGAGCTGAGCATCCTG TGCAGCAAGACAAGGACACAACGTGTACACCATGTCCCAGGGGCTCCTTCTCAAAGGTTGCTTCATCGACTGACAAGTGTAAATCCTGGACCAA CTGTACAGCTCTAGGGATGAAAGAAATTGTGCCTGGGACTGAAAAGTCAGATGCAGTTTGTGCAGAACGGAAGATGCCTGAGACATCAGAAGATG GAACAAACAGGATCCTATATGTGTTGGTTGTCCTCTTGTTTTTTGTGGCACTAATTGGCATTGTCATCTTTATAATATACTACaagaataagggaaaaaaactgaCAG aTCTACAGAACTGGGCTAACGAAGTGTGCAGCCAAATAAAAGGAACAAAG GAGCCACCAAGGGATGTGTTTGTTAATATGAACACCACGAATGTTGCTGCCCCCCAGACCTCTGAGGGCATGTGTCTCCTGGACCCTGCTGGCTCTCCTGCCCCTGGAAACTCATCCTGCACCAGCAGCCACACTCCTTGCAGGAATGGGAACCCTGGCATGGTGCCATGCGAGGTGGGAGGGAGCCTCCAAGAGTTGGCTGTGGTAACTGAGACTGATGACAGCTTCCCACCAGTTCCCACAGAAGATGAATACCTGGATAAGGATCTCAGTGCCACTGATTATTTGTCTTTACTGAGTCGGGCTGCCAGTAAAACCATGTCATCATTTTCAGAACCAATGGAGGCAGGGGAGAATGACAGCTTAAATCAGTACTTCTCAGGGATTGGGAGCACAGAGGATGTATCAATGTCTCAAGGCTCTCACCCTTCCTCCGACAAGGATGGGGCACACATTGCCACGGACAAACTACTTCAGAAATCTTGCCAATGTACCCACAATTGCCTGAAGGAAACAGGCAACAAAGACACAGATAATTTTGCAACTAACTATGACTCAGAGAAGATCTGTGTGAGGTGTGGCATTTCATACAGGGAATCTCCCAGAAAGTGGAGCAAACCCTTTTGTGCTGCAGGTGACAGTACCTCCACCTCCCCGGAAAGTGGATCCTGTGCACAGTGCACCTGTGGCTtgaattttctctctgctggtCAGAGCACTCTAGCAAGTGATCAGAGTATGGAAGATGCATCTTCAGATAGTACCAACATGAAGTACCAGAATACAAACAGAAGCACTTCAGGGGCAAACAGCAGCACTTCAGACCTCCCTCCAGCAACTG GCAATGTGACTGGAAACAGTAACTCCACCTTTATCTCCAGCGGCCAAGTAATGAACTTCAAGGGCGACATCATTGTTGTCTACCTTAGCCAAAACTCCCAGGAAGGGGCGACAGCCTCGGGGCCGAGCGAGGAGAACGTGGGCAGCCCGGTGCAGGAGGAAAACGTCAGCCGCTGTGAGACTTTTGCCGGCAACGCCCAACACTACAAGGAGAAGTGCGCCGAGCTGCAGGGTGCCTGCCCTCTGGCAGGGAGCCGGGGGCCACGGCCACCCACGGGACCGCCGGCCCAAGAGTGGGCCCCATCCTGCTGTGGCCAGGCCTCGCAGCCCgtgcaggaggaagggaagctGGGACACTTCTCGGAGAAAGTCTTGAACTGA
- the TNFRSF11A gene encoding tumor necrosis factor receptor superfamily member 11A isoform X1: protein MPVPSGCWLLLLGLAAAGKQLSLQIAPPCEGERHYEYSGQCCTKCEPGKYMSARCTGTSDSVCQPCGPNEYMDVWNEEEKCLLHKICDQGKALREVNPGNSTFQRQCACTMGYHWNEDCDCCQRNTICAPGFGAEHPVQQDKDTTCTPCPRGSFSKVASSTDKCKSWTNCTALGMKEIVPGTEKSDAVCAERKMPETSEDGTNRILYVLVVLLFFVALIGIVIFIIYYKNKGKKLTADLQNWANEVCSQIKGTKEPPRDVFVNMNTTNVAAPQTSEGMCLLDPAGSPAPGNSSCTSSHTPCRNGNPGMVPCEVGGSLQELAVVTETDDSFPPVPTEDEYLDKDLSATDYLSLLSRAASKTMSSFSEPMEAGENDSLNQYFSGIGSTEDVSMSQGSHPSSDKDGAHIATDKLLQKSCQCTHNCLKETGNKDTDNFATNYDSEKICVRCGISYRESPRKWSKPFCAAGDSTSTSPESGSCAQCTCGLNFLSAGQSTLASDQSMEDASSDSTNMKYQNTNRSTSGANSSTSDLPPATGNVTGNSNSTFISSGQVMNFKGDIIVVYLSQNSQEGATASGPSEENVGSPVQEENVSRCETFAGNAQHYKEKCAELQGACPLAGSRGPRPPTGPPAQEWAPSCCGQASQPVQEEGKLGHFSEKVLN, encoded by the exons ctgtcaCTACAAATCGCTCCACCATGTGAAGGCGAACGACACTATGAGTACTCAGGACAGTGCTGCACAAAGTGTGAGCCAG GAAAGTATATGTCTGCTAGATGCACAGGTACTTCTGACAGTGTGTGCCAGCCATGTGGTCCAAACGAGTATATGGATGTCTGGAATGAAGAAGAGAAATGCTTACTACATAAAATATGCGATCAAG GGAAAGCTTTGAGAGAAGTGAACCCAGGGAACAGCACATTCCAGCGGCAATGTGCTTGTACGATGGGATACCACTGGAATGAAGACTGTGACTGCTGTCAGCGAAACACCATATGTGCTCCAGGATTTGGAGCTGAGCATCCTG TGCAGCAAGACAAGGACACAACGTGTACACCATGTCCCAGGGGCTCCTTCTCAAAGGTTGCTTCATCGACTGACAAGTGTAAATCCTGGACCAA CTGTACAGCTCTAGGGATGAAAGAAATTGTGCCTGGGACTGAAAAGTCAGATGCAGTTTGTGCAGAACGGAAGATGCCTGAGACATCAGAAGATG GAACAAACAGGATCCTATATGTGTTGGTTGTCCTCTTGTTTTTTGTGGCACTAATTGGCATTGTCATCTTTATAATATACTACaagaataagggaaaaaaactgaCAG cagaTCTACAGAACTGGGCTAACGAAGTGTGCAGCCAAATAAAAGGAACAAAG GAGCCACCAAGGGATGTGTTTGTTAATATGAACACCACGAATGTTGCTGCCCCCCAGACCTCTGAGGGCATGTGTCTCCTGGACCCTGCTGGCTCTCCTGCCCCTGGAAACTCATCCTGCACCAGCAGCCACACTCCTTGCAGGAATGGGAACCCTGGCATGGTGCCATGCGAGGTGGGAGGGAGCCTCCAAGAGTTGGCTGTGGTAACTGAGACTGATGACAGCTTCCCACCAGTTCCCACAGAAGATGAATACCTGGATAAGGATCTCAGTGCCACTGATTATTTGTCTTTACTGAGTCGGGCTGCCAGTAAAACCATGTCATCATTTTCAGAACCAATGGAGGCAGGGGAGAATGACAGCTTAAATCAGTACTTCTCAGGGATTGGGAGCACAGAGGATGTATCAATGTCTCAAGGCTCTCACCCTTCCTCCGACAAGGATGGGGCACACATTGCCACGGACAAACTACTTCAGAAATCTTGCCAATGTACCCACAATTGCCTGAAGGAAACAGGCAACAAAGACACAGATAATTTTGCAACTAACTATGACTCAGAGAAGATCTGTGTGAGGTGTGGCATTTCATACAGGGAATCTCCCAGAAAGTGGAGCAAACCCTTTTGTGCTGCAGGTGACAGTACCTCCACCTCCCCGGAAAGTGGATCCTGTGCACAGTGCACCTGTGGCTtgaattttctctctgctggtCAGAGCACTCTAGCAAGTGATCAGAGTATGGAAGATGCATCTTCAGATAGTACCAACATGAAGTACCAGAATACAAACAGAAGCACTTCAGGGGCAAACAGCAGCACTTCAGACCTCCCTCCAGCAACTG GCAATGTGACTGGAAACAGTAACTCCACCTTTATCTCCAGCGGCCAAGTAATGAACTTCAAGGGCGACATCATTGTTGTCTACCTTAGCCAAAACTCCCAGGAAGGGGCGACAGCCTCGGGGCCGAGCGAGGAGAACGTGGGCAGCCCGGTGCAGGAGGAAAACGTCAGCCGCTGTGAGACTTTTGCCGGCAACGCCCAACACTACAAGGAGAAGTGCGCCGAGCTGCAGGGTGCCTGCCCTCTGGCAGGGAGCCGGGGGCCACGGCCACCCACGGGACCGCCGGCCCAAGAGTGGGCCCCATCCTGCTGTGGCCAGGCCTCGCAGCCCgtgcaggaggaagggaagctGGGACACTTCTCGGAGAAAGTCTTGAACTGA
- the TNFRSF11A gene encoding tumor necrosis factor receptor superfamily member 11A isoform X3, which yields MDVWNEEEKCLLHKICDQGKALREVNPGNSTFQRQCACTMGYHWNEDCDCCQRNTICAPGFGAEHPVQQDKDTTCTPCPRGSFSKVASSTDKCKSWTNCTALGMKEIVPGTEKSDAVCAERKMPETSEDGTNRILYVLVVLLFFVALIGIVIFIIYYKNKGKKLTADLQNWANEVCSQIKGTKEPPRDVFVNMNTTNVAAPQTSEGMCLLDPAGSPAPGNSSCTSSHTPCRNGNPGMVPCEVGGSLQELAVVTETDDSFPPVPTEDEYLDKDLSATDYLSLLSRAASKTMSSFSEPMEAGENDSLNQYFSGIGSTEDVSMSQGSHPSSDKDGAHIATDKLLQKSCQCTHNCLKETGNKDTDNFATNYDSEKICVRCGISYRESPRKWSKPFCAAGDSTSTSPESGSCAQCTCGLNFLSAGQSTLASDQSMEDASSDSTNMKYQNTNRSTSGANSSTSDLPPATGNVTGNSNSTFISSGQVMNFKGDIIVVYLSQNSQEGATASGPSEENVGSPVQEENVSRCETFAGNAQHYKEKCAELQGACPLAGSRGPRPPTGPPAQEWAPSCCGQASQPVQEEGKLGHFSEKVLN from the exons ATGGATGTCTGGAATGAAGAAGAGAAATGCTTACTACATAAAATATGCGATCAAG GGAAAGCTTTGAGAGAAGTGAACCCAGGGAACAGCACATTCCAGCGGCAATGTGCTTGTACGATGGGATACCACTGGAATGAAGACTGTGACTGCTGTCAGCGAAACACCATATGTGCTCCAGGATTTGGAGCTGAGCATCCTG TGCAGCAAGACAAGGACACAACGTGTACACCATGTCCCAGGGGCTCCTTCTCAAAGGTTGCTTCATCGACTGACAAGTGTAAATCCTGGACCAA CTGTACAGCTCTAGGGATGAAAGAAATTGTGCCTGGGACTGAAAAGTCAGATGCAGTTTGTGCAGAACGGAAGATGCCTGAGACATCAGAAGATG GAACAAACAGGATCCTATATGTGTTGGTTGTCCTCTTGTTTTTTGTGGCACTAATTGGCATTGTCATCTTTATAATATACTACaagaataagggaaaaaaactgaCAG cagaTCTACAGAACTGGGCTAACGAAGTGTGCAGCCAAATAAAAGGAACAAAG GAGCCACCAAGGGATGTGTTTGTTAATATGAACACCACGAATGTTGCTGCCCCCCAGACCTCTGAGGGCATGTGTCTCCTGGACCCTGCTGGCTCTCCTGCCCCTGGAAACTCATCCTGCACCAGCAGCCACACTCCTTGCAGGAATGGGAACCCTGGCATGGTGCCATGCGAGGTGGGAGGGAGCCTCCAAGAGTTGGCTGTGGTAACTGAGACTGATGACAGCTTCCCACCAGTTCCCACAGAAGATGAATACCTGGATAAGGATCTCAGTGCCACTGATTATTTGTCTTTACTGAGTCGGGCTGCCAGTAAAACCATGTCATCATTTTCAGAACCAATGGAGGCAGGGGAGAATGACAGCTTAAATCAGTACTTCTCAGGGATTGGGAGCACAGAGGATGTATCAATGTCTCAAGGCTCTCACCCTTCCTCCGACAAGGATGGGGCACACATTGCCACGGACAAACTACTTCAGAAATCTTGCCAATGTACCCACAATTGCCTGAAGGAAACAGGCAACAAAGACACAGATAATTTTGCAACTAACTATGACTCAGAGAAGATCTGTGTGAGGTGTGGCATTTCATACAGGGAATCTCCCAGAAAGTGGAGCAAACCCTTTTGTGCTGCAGGTGACAGTACCTCCACCTCCCCGGAAAGTGGATCCTGTGCACAGTGCACCTGTGGCTtgaattttctctctgctggtCAGAGCACTCTAGCAAGTGATCAGAGTATGGAAGATGCATCTTCAGATAGTACCAACATGAAGTACCAGAATACAAACAGAAGCACTTCAGGGGCAAACAGCAGCACTTCAGACCTCCCTCCAGCAACTG GCAATGTGACTGGAAACAGTAACTCCACCTTTATCTCCAGCGGCCAAGTAATGAACTTCAAGGGCGACATCATTGTTGTCTACCTTAGCCAAAACTCCCAGGAAGGGGCGACAGCCTCGGGGCCGAGCGAGGAGAACGTGGGCAGCCCGGTGCAGGAGGAAAACGTCAGCCGCTGTGAGACTTTTGCCGGCAACGCCCAACACTACAAGGAGAAGTGCGCCGAGCTGCAGGGTGCCTGCCCTCTGGCAGGGAGCCGGGGGCCACGGCCACCCACGGGACCGCCGGCCCAAGAGTGGGCCCCATCCTGCTGTGGCCAGGCCTCGCAGCCCgtgcaggaggaagggaagctGGGACACTTCTCGGAGAAAGTCTTGAACTGA
- the TNFRSF11A gene encoding tumor necrosis factor receptor superfamily member 11A isoform X4: protein MPVPSGCWLLLLGLAAAGKQLSLQIAPPCEGERHYEYSGQCCTKCEPGKYMSARCTGTSDSVCQPCGPNEYMDVWNEEEKCLLHKICDQGKALREVNPGNSTFQRQCACTMGYHWNEDCDCCQRNTICAPGFGAEHPVQQDKDTTCTPCPRGSFSKVASSTDKCKSWTNCTALGMKEIVPGTEKSDAVCAERKMPETSEDGTNRILYVLVVLLFFVALIGIVIFIIYYKNKGKKLTADLQNWANEVCSQIKGTKEPPRDVFVNMNTTNVAAPQTSEGMCLLDPAGSPAPGNSSCTSSHTPCRNGNPGMVPCEVGGSLQELAVVTETDDSFPPVPTEDEYLDKDLSATDYLSLLSRAASKTMSSFSEPMEAGENDSLNQYFSGIGSTEDVSMSQGSHPSSDKDGAHIATDKLLQKSCQCTHNCLKETGNKDTDNFATNYDSEKICVRCGISYRESPRKWSKPFCAAGDSTSTSPESGSCAQCTCGLNFLSAGQSTLASDQSMEDASSDSTNMKYQNTNRSTSGANSSTSDLPPATGEF, encoded by the exons ctgtcaCTACAAATCGCTCCACCATGTGAAGGCGAACGACACTATGAGTACTCAGGACAGTGCTGCACAAAGTGTGAGCCAG GAAAGTATATGTCTGCTAGATGCACAGGTACTTCTGACAGTGTGTGCCAGCCATGTGGTCCAAACGAGTATATGGATGTCTGGAATGAAGAAGAGAAATGCTTACTACATAAAATATGCGATCAAG GGAAAGCTTTGAGAGAAGTGAACCCAGGGAACAGCACATTCCAGCGGCAATGTGCTTGTACGATGGGATACCACTGGAATGAAGACTGTGACTGCTGTCAGCGAAACACCATATGTGCTCCAGGATTTGGAGCTGAGCATCCTG TGCAGCAAGACAAGGACACAACGTGTACACCATGTCCCAGGGGCTCCTTCTCAAAGGTTGCTTCATCGACTGACAAGTGTAAATCCTGGACCAA CTGTACAGCTCTAGGGATGAAAGAAATTGTGCCTGGGACTGAAAAGTCAGATGCAGTTTGTGCAGAACGGAAGATGCCTGAGACATCAGAAGATG GAACAAACAGGATCCTATATGTGTTGGTTGTCCTCTTGTTTTTTGTGGCACTAATTGGCATTGTCATCTTTATAATATACTACaagaataagggaaaaaaactgaCAG cagaTCTACAGAACTGGGCTAACGAAGTGTGCAGCCAAATAAAAGGAACAAAG GAGCCACCAAGGGATGTGTTTGTTAATATGAACACCACGAATGTTGCTGCCCCCCAGACCTCTGAGGGCATGTGTCTCCTGGACCCTGCTGGCTCTCCTGCCCCTGGAAACTCATCCTGCACCAGCAGCCACACTCCTTGCAGGAATGGGAACCCTGGCATGGTGCCATGCGAGGTGGGAGGGAGCCTCCAAGAGTTGGCTGTGGTAACTGAGACTGATGACAGCTTCCCACCAGTTCCCACAGAAGATGAATACCTGGATAAGGATCTCAGTGCCACTGATTATTTGTCTTTACTGAGTCGGGCTGCCAGTAAAACCATGTCATCATTTTCAGAACCAATGGAGGCAGGGGAGAATGACAGCTTAAATCAGTACTTCTCAGGGATTGGGAGCACAGAGGATGTATCAATGTCTCAAGGCTCTCACCCTTCCTCCGACAAGGATGGGGCACACATTGCCACGGACAAACTACTTCAGAAATCTTGCCAATGTACCCACAATTGCCTGAAGGAAACAGGCAACAAAGACACAGATAATTTTGCAACTAACTATGACTCAGAGAAGATCTGTGTGAGGTGTGGCATTTCATACAGGGAATCTCCCAGAAAGTGGAGCAAACCCTTTTGTGCTGCAGGTGACAGTACCTCCACCTCCCCGGAAAGTGGATCCTGTGCACAGTGCACCTGTGGCTtgaattttctctctgctggtCAGAGCACTCTAGCAAGTGATCAGAGTATGGAAGATGCATCTTCAGATAGTACCAACATGAAGTACCAGAATACAAACAGAAGCACTTCAGGGGCAAACAGCAGCACTTCAGACCTCCCTCCAGCAACTG GGGAATTTTAA